TTGCAACAATCTGGAGCTGAACACACTCAAAACTGTGGAGATGACGCTGGATTTCAGGAGGAGCCCCCCATCATCATACTCAACAGCAGTCCAACATCAACACAGTCATCAAAAAGGTCCAGCAGAGGATGTACAACCTGCCACAGGAGCTGCTGATCCAGTTTTACACCACAATTATCGAGTCTGTTCTCTAcacatccatcactgtctggtCTGGATCACCCAccagacacaggaacagtttcttccccTCGCCATCACACTTATGAACATTTACCTCAGGCAATGTGCAATAACCCTGTAACACTATAATACCCACTGTACCTACAaatgatatatatttattttagtctaaatcaaaatgtgcaataaatttcattcattactttattttgaacaggctgtatatactaTACATAACCACCTACTACATGTGCAAAGTaacatgtcacttttttttttttttttaccattcaatatttatctcatctctctgtgcactcttcatttcttttcacCATTTGTATCCtctttacagttcacagaaatgGTTTCACCTGTTAATAGACATTCCTTGTATATTTTTCTGGACATTGTTGTGCTTTGTTGTGCTGAGTTGTGTGTGAGCCACTAAACCAGAGTCagattccttgtatgtgtaaacatacttggcaaATAAAGATGATTCCAATTCTGATAACTACAAGGGCTGCAAACATTCTAAAAGTTCCAGCAACTACTGTGAGCCTGTGGCAGTGGCTAGACAATAGCTGAAAAATGACTGGCAGCCATAAAGCCTCTGGCTGAGGAAGGCAACTGAGTGGCTGGGACTGTACCTGTCCTTTGGCAAACCCGCAGAGAAGTCGTGAGCAGTCGTGGTTGATGCTTAGGGCGGACACAGCACCAAACTCTGCCCCAGTTGCCTTGGTACCCAGACAGAGCCGCAGAGCCTGGTTGGTATctggagaggaagatgaagcaGACAGTTAACTGCAGAAGCAGGGGTAcggtcttaaaaaaaaaacgtgtagTCGgtcaaacatattaaaaaaaaagacaaactcaaGGTTTTCCCCATCCTCAAGTTTAACAGTGTAAAAACAGAAtcaaatagtaaaaaataacacaatgcaATGGCACAAAATGAAGAACAGAAAAGGCAATTTAAAACTGCTAATTGAAAATAACCAAATCAAATGACAAAGCATGCATCAAACTAGCTTGGCCAAAGCTAAACAGACATCAGCGCCCATCAGGTTGAGCACAAAATGAACAACATTAAGCATCTGACAGGGATGTTCATACCTTTTCCTGCCCAGGCATCATTTGGACAGCAATACAAAGAAACACAGGTCAGCACTGCTGAAACCTCAGCCCcagcaaaaaccaaaacaacatcaCAATATGAACTCATTCCGTTTGTATCAGTCAAGAGCAGCAgccttttacattttatgtataCAGTTCTCTGTTAAAATTACTTATGCTTTCTTTCAGCAAACTGCTACCAAGCTTGACAGCTTTGAACTAGGGCTGAAACCTCTTTGTGTTTAGAAATTTTAATCTTACTGAAACTAAGCTGGTCACTTTAGCTGAGGCACAGAAACACCTGGAGCCATGGCCTCCAATAGTTTGGGCCATGcctaaaatgtgtgtatgtgcgtcagtggtggctggtggctcaaaaaattggggaggaaaggaggaaaaccaatccatgtcatgttattttacacttGTTGTATCTTAAGTTCATTGATACAGTAATTCATACAGTTAAAAATATGCAGTTATAAAGGTTAAATATTACAAATGTGGAGACATTTATTTGTAGTATAAGGAGTTAAAGATTGTGAACAGTGACTAATACAGACCACAAGGTGGCAGTAATGTTTTAGACCAGAGTTACAAGCAGAAAAGGGAAGTAAGCTTGAGAAAAGTTCTGTTGGCACAAGATATATGTAAGCAGTacaatactgtgtgttttttcaatgTAATAATGCGCAGTTTGTTCAGTAAAGGACTGAATGCAGAAACATGACGTTCCAGTCATTTTTTGTAGAAGTTACAGCTCCACAACACTAGTTGGCCACTTATCGCTACTGACTTACAGTTGCTTGCACAAGTTTGGCCACCctttgacaaataacatattttgtgatttttgtattgaaaagatgtaaacaaagCCTCCCTAGGATATGGGGGGAAAAGCACAATATTTTCTGCAAATTTAATGCatagttactttttatgtcataaattgaacaaaaataagaacATCATTGTGGtttatgcaaaagtttgggcaccctaGAGTTCTGAGGTCTCAAATTCTTTTTACAAGGTCTCAGACCTTAATCAGCTTGTTAGGCCTGAGGCATGTCAACAATTGTCATTAGAAAATGTCAATTGGTGCCAgtttcaaagctttacaaatactcAAACTCTTCAAACCTTGTGCAAAAACTCCAACCATGGgttcctctaagcagctgtgTAAGACTCTGACAACAAAGTTATTGATGCCCACAATGCAGGGGAAGGCTACAAGAAGATAGCAAAGTGTTGTCAACTTTCAGTTTCTacagtgtgaaatgtaattaagagatGGCAATTTAAGGGAACTATGAAGGTCAAGATGAGATCTGAAAGACCAACAAAACTCTTGGAGAGAACTTCTCATATGCTGGTCAGAAAGGCAAATCAAAACCCCCATCTGACtgcaaaaaacctgcaggaagattTAGCAGACTCAGGAGTGGTGGTGCACTGTTCCACTGTGTAGCGATGCTTGCACAAAAAAGACCTTCATGTCCTCATCATAAAATTCAATGTCAGAATTATGCAAAAGAACATCTAAAGAAGCCTGATGCATTTTGGAAACAAGCACTGTGGAttgatgaagttaaaataataaaaaagaagaaaaaaaagtatagcATACCAAGTTCTTAATCTGGACATATGGATGTATAAATGCAGATTGCACACTGTACATCACTAGTTACATGGACATCTAGCTGATGTCCATGTAACTAATGTCAGCACAACTTGTATTTTTGAACCATTTCTGAACCATTACGGGACATCTTGAAGGGACATTCAAACAACATATATGTCTCAACATACAACGTCTCAGTTTGCTGGGCTGTTACACACAGTGCAGTTTTACATGGCATGGGATTTTCAATCATGCAATAAGATAATTGTTCTAATTTATATTATCAATAAGATATCTTATATTACATAGTTgggtgaaaaaaatgtgttttaatttatattgATATATCAGATACCTGATAAGTAAAAAATATCTGGTTTAGTGATCATTTGTGAAGAATGCAAATAATGCTAATAACTAATCATCCAGGACATGGACGTTTAATTACAAAATCACCATGTGCAAAGCAGAGGAACTGATGATAGTTTTTGTGGTTGTCTTGACTCTAGCTTTCAAAAAGGGTGCCATATTACCTCAATTCCCATTTCATGGTCAGTGAATTAACTGTGTTGCCCTTCCTcatattctgttttgttgtgttacCCTGTGAACATGGCACACCAGTAAGTCCTTGCACTCCTGATGTCCTGCCCTGTACAAATAGTGAATACCCATTTTAAAAAGGCTTCAAACAAAAGCCTGCATTGATGCAATCAGTTTGGTTCAATTGTGTCAAGGTGATAAAGTGGAGGAAAGGTCCGGGAACAGAGGAAGGTGGAGAGCTGATAATGAACAGGAGATAAGGAGGGAGTCAACGGGTGCCTAAAGGTTCTGATTACCTGAGTCAATAAAACCCAGTGTGTGAGCAGCTCATGAGCAATGTCACTTCACCACATCCTGCCTGAAACCTGGACAACAACCTGGTAGCTCAAAAAACTGTTTTCGgcttttttttaactctgcAGATCACCAGTATTAgagaaaacaaacttatcaCCGCTTCAATTTCCGAAAAAGGCAAGTATTCCTATATTCACATAATGTGTCACATTTAGACAGTAAGCATTAGTGACTTTATCTCAGCTTTACTACTGTGAGTTAATGAGGCTTACACTGCAAAGTTTCATGAAATTTATTTCCACACAGACATGTTTAGTTTCATTACAAGTTGTATGCAAAGTTTATACGCCAAAATCTTTCCTCTTCTCATCAGTCTATAGGTAATTGTGTCTATTTTAAAATCAGGTTGTCTTAGTCTTGAGATCAAGTCCATATGAGTTTGACATAGTCTTACACAACTTCATTCAtcttattttcaatttttattcaaaaagaaaaaataaaattttagtCTTGTCTCAGTTAAAGAAAACCATTAACATTTTACTCTAGTTTTAGTCATTTCTTAAATTATTGATGTATAAAATCTTTATAGTCTAAGTTTAGGTTAAATCAAGATCAAGTATGAGCTTTTTGAGTCCAAgataataaactaaaaattggtcacaaactgaaaaaattaAGAACActactttttcaaaaatgtagaGGCACTGTACAGCTAGAATCTAAATAATACATCTATAATACATCTAGACACGAAACATGTTTGGATTAGTATATTtatgagatgagatgaaattAACGTTGAAAATACTATCAAGAAAACAGATAATTATTACCAGGGGCGTAAGCAGGACTTCATTTCGGGGGATGTGACACTGAATAAATTTAAAAGCTGCATATCTCATAATGGCAGGCCCAGTCTCTGCCCTTTTTTGAGCTGAAGAAATCCAGGACCTCCTCTGAAGTCactttgtgattgtgtgtttgtctttgtgcttAGAAAGCAGATTTAGTCCGTTCAAAAAACTTTTAGACACTGTGCGCCATATTAAAGGCTTTAATTCTAAAGTTCTTAAGTCTTGAAAAACTTGTGTCAATGTGAATAGCTGAGGTGTTGCCAAGATACAAAGAAGTCGAAACATATTTGGGACGAAATACTTCTTACTCTTATCATCATTGTCCTTTGTATTTGTCTTTCCCAAGACATGATTACAATTTCAATTTAGAATGTCTAACTTAGACATCTGATCCTGCCCAGTTTGTCTCTAGTTCACAGCCAGCCTGCTTCCCTGCCATTGCTCCACACCTCATTACAATGCCTCATCGCAACTGCTCAGTTGAGATCAACAACAACTCTGGCTGTTACACTCTTGCCAACCCAAGGTAATGTATTGCTAAAATATACACAACACAATGTGCTGCAAAATGTTACACAACCAGATAAGTGTCCAGGGGAAAAACTTATGAACACGCCTGCAGGACATATGATTTACTGAAGTCAACTACTCATCAATGGTGTTGGAAAATGAGCTcatgatgtttattttagttttagtttccaGTATTATTAAGGTTATTGGCTACACCAAGCTTTTCATTAATTACTAGTGTGTTCacctgtttttacttttaaggCTGCATTGTTGTCACagagtcaagtcaattttatctATGTATCCCAAATCAAAAATTTGCAGCAAAGGGCTTTAGGTTTTAAAATCCATATAGCATGTGACATGCATGTAATTTCACTTTCTAATTTATTTTTGGCCAGGCATGTTTACCTGCAAACAAACTGCTTCTTGTATGGGCACCCTGGTGGcctaggttcacattttttcaaatctACCCACATAGTGAATTCTAGAGTGGGCATTTGGCCTGACATACTATAAATGACGAAAAGCCTGCGAGCAAGCTCAGGCAACTTGAGTACTCAAGTATTTGGAGCATTTTGCTTatgaaatattgtgtgtgtgactgccaAATAAATAGGCTGCCCcttttatttcaatttgttACATTTCATCCACATTTCATATTATTTGTTACTAGCATCAACCTGTAGGCTCTGAGTCCACCTTCCCTTTGGGGTAGTTTTGTCACTGTGCTGTGCTGAGCTTGATGTTTCCATGTAGGGAGCAGCAAGGTCAGAACCTAGAAATTAATTctgtacatattctacatttaaataatctATTCTATGGGAGTTAGCTGACTGAACTGCAGTGTTGTTATGCAATTTGTTTTGGCTACTTGTTGGGTTAGGGTGCTTGTAGgaaggcacaaaaaacacacaaaaaaggttTCTGTAAGAATCGGTCTGATaggttgtgtctgtgtgttcagggtGTTCATTGAGAGTGGCTGCTGTGAGGTCCCTCTGCCGCCCATGGTGGGTCCATGCTCCGCTGCCAGTGCATTGTTCAACAAGACCACCGGTGCTGCAACTGGCGCAGTCGGCGTCTTCACCTATGACCTTTTCAATGCTGACCTGAACGACTACAGCCATGTCATGGCTGTTATGTTCTCTGTGCCCTACGACCGAAACCTCTACTCCAACTGGTTTGCCGTGGGGATATTTGATAGAGGCAACAATTGTGACTACAATCTTTATGATATCATGTATAATGGAAGTGAAAATAATTTTGTAAGAGCAAAGGCTGATGGCTCCTGCATTTCTTTTCAGGGCGATTATGTTATTGTCAGTGCCTCCATGTCAGACTCCGGTGAAGCTGTCCTGAGGGTGGACATCAGTGATACTGGCATGtattgagtaaaaaaaaaaaaaaagattgtacTCTTGTTATGTAAGCCATATGAAATGAtcataataattgtaataaaatcttttaaatatgtGTGAAGCTCAACAGCTGGTCACTTAATGTCACTAACACATTAATCAATATATCTAAAATATGAGTGCAAAAGATTCTAAAATAAATACTGGATGTATAAAGGATGGTTTTAATTGATGGctaattacaaataaaaaacaagacgTGTGTTGATCAAATAAtgtcatctttgtttttgtctatgtataaataaaatttaactATCTAagaatttatcattttttttacaaacagaaATCATGCACATTTAATTTGGCTTAATAATATGCTTGAAACTAAAGTGATTACATCTTCAGTTCATCTCTTCTCACTGAAATGTCACTTGTCCGGTGGTACATTCTCAGGTTCCatatcttctgttttctttctatgTATGGTGTGTACattgtgtacgtgtgtatgtTGTTTGTCTCACACTTACAGCAAGTCTAATACAAATGATGATAAGATGAAGTATATTCATGTAACTTGTAGGAACAGCAATTGCTTAATTGTAGTTTAATATGATCTTCAGAGTTAAGTCTGCATTGAGCAGcagataaatcaattaaagttTACTTTCTCAAACCGGATTCCACCCAATAACATGAATGGTAAGGACTGCAGACCAGGGGTCAGCAATTAGGTCCAAACACAGCCAATCTGAGTGAGTTATATCAAGAGGATacctgccacatttacagtgtttttagcatcaaattccctctttgcgtttcctcagacagtgtttccctgttgagctgcggtggaagtatagtaacaaaaagagggacatTACCACTAAAAAGACAATGAAAGATAACTACTTGGCTTGACTCAGTTGGACGGCTTGAATGGACAGAAGGagcactgtggattttggcctccatcacttacattgtaagtgtattatggagggatcttctaatggtcagtatgaacaggaggaatagtcatggcaagaaaaacattttttttccaaatcatgccatacaaaaaaagattttttactCGTGTCTGACACCATTCACTCTTAACTTCTAAGGTCGATCGTTATCAGAAGACAAGGCCCAAGACATCTGTGTGAGAGGACTTTGAATTTCATGACATGACACAGGCAATGTGAACAACAACACCTTGATATTATAAGAGGAATTGTATCTTGCCTTAATGATACAGACGTGgccaaaattattggtacccttgcattttattaaaatcatGCACCATTCATCCTTAACAGTGTTGTaattcagatattttattatcaatgcatgtctatgtttgatttgcagtggaacaaaaattaaacaaaataaacaaaaataattgaattcatgcttattctacaaagacattctaaaatagcctgttaccctttagaagttgtaagaaataactgacttgtagtgatactttaagcggactattgtgttttaattagtatcacaggcgttttcttataatcactcacgcagccagtttaaaaagagaaaataactcactctgctgttttgtcacagattgaacatggaaaacagaaggaaaa
This genomic interval from Thunnus thynnus chromosome 14, fThuThy2.1, whole genome shotgun sequence contains the following:
- the LOC137196549 gene encoding DELTA-stichotoxin-Hmg2b-like, translated to MPHRNCSVEINNNSGCYTLANPRVFIESGCCEVPLPPMVGPCSAASALFNKTTGAATGAVGVFTYDLFNADLNDYSHVMAVMFSVPYDRNLYSNWFAVGIFDRGNNCDYNLYDIMYNGSENNFVRAKADGSCISFQGDYVIVSASMSDSGEAVLRVDISDTGMY